One region of Danio rerio strain Tuebingen ecotype United States chromosome 5, GRCz12tu, whole genome shotgun sequence genomic DNA includes:
- the f2rl2 gene encoding proteinase-activated receptor 3, with protein MRRVFVPLLLMLIFEDSLQDPASKYSRINTSNYPLNPKTFTGTIESNASQLSNSSQTQPVINVSANVINHTAGIISTRIIPFAYILAILIGIPSNVFVLACLSGKKVLSSGILYFSLALSDLLLLFSLTFRVHYHLNNSDWIFGELACKLVTACFYGNIYCSIHAHMCISVMRYFAVVHPFLYRTMRKRFCAIWMSLTIWVVFSIAMAPEFVVQQSFHVSGQELVTCHDIQPYEEASYQALIPYRLSLICIGFVFPSLVIAFIYGSIIYHLNRSSQDWKRYIKASTLVFVIFLVCFAPCNLLLFAHYVKLYTQRQYELYAYYRVAVCLCSFHSCLDPFLSYLLTKTSTSQVKFRSFSSIPLKALSTI; from the exons ATGCGGAGAGTATTTGTGCCGCTGCTATTAATGTTAATCTTTGAGGACTCACTTCAAGATCCAG catcaAAATATTCCAGAATCAATACATCAAACTATCCACTTAATCCAAAAACTTTTACTGGAACAATAGAGTCCAATGCTTCACAGCTGTCCAACTCATCCCAAACACAGCCCGTGATAAACGTCAGTGCAAATGTCATCAATCACACCGCTGGAATAATAAGCACCAGGATCATTCCCTTTGCGTACATCCTAGCCATCCTCATCGGGATCCCCTCAAATGTCTTTGTACTGGCTTGCCTCAGTGGAAAAAAGGTTCTGTCAAGTGGTATCCTATATTTTAGCCTAGCCCTTTCAGACCTTCTCCTGCTGTTTTCCCTCACCTTCAGAGTCCATTATCATCTCAATAACAGCGACTGGATTTTTGGTGAACTAGCTTGCAAGCTGGTGACGGCCTGCTTTTATGGAAACATCTACTGCTCCATTCATGCCCATATGTGTATTAGCGTGATGCGCTATTTTGCAGTGGTTCACCCATTCCTCTACAGGACAATGCGGAAGAGATTCTGCGCCATCTGGATGAGTTTAACCATTTGGGTCGTTTTCTCGATTGCAATGGCACCTGAATTTGTGGTTCAGCAAAGCTTCCATGTTTCTGGCCAAGAGTTAGTGACATGCCATGATATCCAACCTTACGAAGAAGCATCATATCAAGCTTTGATTCCATACAGATTGAGTCTGATCTGCATAGGCTTTGTTTTTCCCTCCCTGGTCATCGCATTTATTTACGGATCTATCATTTACCATCTCAATCGCTCCAGCCAAGACTGGAAACGCTACATTAAGGCCAGCACACTGGTGTTTGTGATCTTTCTGGTGTGTTTTGCTCCATGCAATTTGCTTCTTTTCGCGCACTATGTAAAGCTGTACACTCAGCGACAGTACGAATTGTATGCTTACTATCGAGTGGCTGTATGTCTGTGTTCTTTCCACAGCTGTCTGGACCCTTTTCTCTCTTATCTACTCACAAAGACTTCCACTTCCCAAGTCAAGTTTAGATCGTTCAGCTCTATACCTTTGAAGGCTTTGTCCACAATTTGA